In the Armatimonadota bacterium genome, CTGACGAACATCGGGCGCCTGCTCGAGAAGATGGATAAGAAGAACTTTGCGCTGCTCGAGTACAGAAAACTGCTCGGCGCCAACCCGAACGACTTGACGGCGAGACACGCACTGGCAGCTGCGCTGAAGAGGATGGACCGTCCGGTCGACGCGCTCAAGGAGTACGAGACAGTGCTGGCCCAGAACCCGGGCGACTTCTCGGCAATCAACGCGATAGCCGACATTCACGCGGACATGGGCAATCACCAGGAGGCGCTCGACGGGTACAAGCAGTTGATTGCCATAAACCCGCAACATGCGCCGGCGATCGGCAAGATTCTCGACATGTATCGGAAGCTGGACAGGCAGGCCGAAGGCGAGGAATACGTCAAGGCAATGATCGAAAAGGAGCCGAAGAACTCGGCCGCGATGATGGCACTCGAAAGGGCGTACAAAGACACAGGGAGGCTCGACGAGGCGATAGCCTACTTCAAAGACGTAGCGGAGAGAAACCCGGACCTCGCGAGCGCTAAGCAGATGCTGATCACCGCCTACAACGACGCCGGCAAGCAGGACGAGGCGATCGCATACTACAGGAGCCTTATGGAGAAGAAGCCGGACGACGTGACGATTCACCGTTCTCTCGCGCAGTACCTCGAGCAGATCGAGCGCTACGACGATGCGCTGATCGAGTATCAGATTCTGCTGAAGGATTCTCCGGACGACACGGGGCTGAACTACCGAATGGCCGCAATCTACGAAAAACAGGACCAGAAGGACAAGGCCATAGAGGTATATAAGAAGCTGTTGGAGACGAACCCGGAAAACGAGTTCTTCAAGACACAGCTCGACAAGCTTCAGAGCACCCCGTCCGGGGATGCCACGAGGCAGGAAGAGCCGCAATCATCGAAGCAGCAGACCGCACCTGCGGAGAGTACGAAGTAGATTCGGTACGGGAAATCACTCCTCTACAGGAGATGATCGAGATGGCGATCCAGACAGAAACCGCTTCGGCACTGCAAATGACGAGCATCACGAAGACATACCCCGGAGTACGTGCTCTGGACGGCGTGGACTTCGAGGTGCGCAGAGGCGAGGTCCACGCACTCCTCGGCGAGAACGGGGCGGGAAAGTCCACGCTGATGAAGATACTGGCCGGTGCGCAGCCGATGGACAGCGGACAGATTCTCATCGACGGCGTCCCCGCGCACATCACATCGCCGCAGAAGGCTATGGAACTCGGCATAAGCATCATTTACCAGGAGTTCAACCTTGTCCCCTACCTTAACGCGGCGGAGAACATCTTCCTCGGGCGCGAGCCGGGTGCCTCCATTCCGGGCTTCGTGGACTTCGGCACGATGTACTCCGAGGCGCAGGCAGTTATTGACCACTTGGGCGTGAAGCTGAACGTCCGCACCCCCGTCAACCGCCTGTCGGTCGCCCAGCAACAGATGGTGGAGATCGCCAAGGCGACATCGCGCAACGCGACGATCATCGCAATGGACGAACCATCGGCGACGCTGACCGAGCACGAACTCGATAGCCTCTTCGAGCTCATGCGCTCGCTCAAGGCGAAGGGCGTCAGCATAGTCTACATCTCGCATCGGCTGGAGGAGATTTTCCAGATAGCCGACCGGGTGACCGTTCTGCGCGACGGACGATACGTCGGCACGAAGGACGTATCCGATCTGGACAAGGACGAGATGATCCGCATGATGGTCGGCCGCGAACTGAAGGAGAAAATCCCCAAGCAGTCTTGTGAGATCGGCGGGGCAATGCTCGAGGTCAGGGGGCTGAGCCGCAGGGGAGCACTGGAGAACATCAACCTCAAGGCTCGAAAAGGAGAGGTGCTCGGGATCGCGGGGCTGGTCGGCGCCGGCCGAACCGAGCTCGCCCGGGCGATCTTCGGCGCCGACCCGATAGACTCAGGGGAGGTCGTCCTAGACGGCAAGGCTGTCAACATCCGCTCGCCGAAGGACGCGATCAAGCTTGGCATCGGCCTCGTCACGGAGGACCGCAAGTCCCTCGGTCTCATACTCGGCATGGTCATACGTGAGAACATCACGCTCGCGAACCTCGATGCGGTGACGAGACTCGGATTCGTGAACCAGCGCGAGGAGAAGCGCGCGGCGACCCGGTTCATCGAGGACCTGATGATAAAGACGCCTTCGTCAGAGCAGCAGGTTCAGAACCTCAGCGGCGGTAACCAGCAGAAGGTCGTGCTCGCGAAGTGGCTCTTCACGGAATCGCGGGTGCTGATCTTCGACGAACCGACGCGCGGGATTGACGTCGGCTCCAAGGTGGAGATATATCAACTCATGAACCGACTGGCCGCGACCGGCGCTGCGATCATCATGATATCCTCGGAACTGCCGGAGGTCCTCGGCATGAGCGACCGAATACTCGTGATGCACGACGGCCGAATTGCCGGGGAGTTATCGCGAGACGAGGCGACCCAGGAGAAGATCATGTGGCTCGCAACCGGCGGGGAGTGACCGTCAGCAACGGTCGAAAGCCGCGTTCGGATAGAGTCATCCATGCAACACGATAACTCTGGCACTAGAGAGGGGGTGAAGAACGATGACCAAACCGGAGTTGATCAGTGCAGTAGCGAGGACGACAGGCCTGAAGAAGACCAAGGCAGGCATCGTAGTTGACGCCGTCTTCGATACCATGACAGAAGCGCTGGGGCGCAATGAACCGGTGGCGATTACCAGATTCGGCACGTTCGAGGTGCGAACTCGCGCCGCGAGAATGGGCAGAAACCCACGAACCGGAGAGCGAATCAGAATTGCGGAGACCAGAGCGTGCACCTACCGCCCCGGCAAGAAGGTGAGAGAAGCGATCGGCAGGTAGTCCACCGGCCCACAGGGCGCCGATACAATCTGTGCAGGAAATGTTTGAGGGGAGACGAGAGCCTCCCCTTATTCTCTGAATATGACCCCGTGCTCCGGGCAACTGACGGTGGTTCCGGTATGCAGGCTCGGCGCGGAAACGTCAAGCGGCTTCTCGCAGCCCTCGTGCGGACAGACGAGAGGCTGCTCTCCTTCATTCAAGGTCTCGATGACCTTCCAGACCTCGCGCGCATAGGCATCTCTAGTCAGCCTCATAGCGATACTCCTATGATACGAATGCGGATAACTACCCGAGAAGGCGGCAGGAGTCGTTGAGATCAAGAGCCACGGGCAGCGCGCTGTACGCTTTTCGGTCTAGTATACCCATCCGCGCCACGGTTCAACCATTCGCCCCCTTTCCCACGACACGATCAAGCGACTTGCGCGCGGCCGTCGAAACTGATACCATTGACGCATATCCTGTGGAGACGACATCGAACGTTGGTTGAACCGGTCACCGGCACCCCCATACCCACAAATCCGAGAGGCGCAGTGGGCTCTTTTCTGAGGGCGCGAGAGCTTCCCGCGCTCGCCTTCCTCACCGTGCTCATCGGCGCTATGTTCGTCTACGCTCCAAACTTCGGCTCCAGAGACAACCTGTTCGCCATCGGACAGGATGTGGCGATAACCGGCATCATGGCTGTCGGTATGACGATGGTAATCCTCACGGCGGGGATAGATCTCTCGGTTGCTTCGGTGCTCGCCCTCTCGGCCGCCGTCACCGGAACACTCATGATGGGCGGCCTCAACATGTGGGCGTCGGTCCCTGCCGGACTGGCGGTGGGCGCGGCGTGCGGATACACTAACGGAGCCCTCATCGCATGGCTGCGCGTGCCGCCGATCATCACCACGCTCGGCATGATGGGGATTCTCCGCGCGTCGGTCTACCTGTATACCGGAGGGAACTACATCGGACCGCTGCCGCCGGATTTCGCCTTCGTGGGGGTACGATGGACACCGGTGATCATCCTTGGGGTCGTCGCGCTCGGCTTCAGTCTGTTTCTGTCCAGAGTCCGACTCGGAAGGCATATCTATGCGATCGGCGGCAACGAGGAGTCCGTTCGGCTCTCGGGGATACGCGTCAACCGCGTCAAGTTGATGATCTACACGCTGAACGGCGTGCTGGCGGCGCTCTCAGGCATGATAATGATGTCGTCTTGGAGTTCCGTTCAGTCGAACATGGCGAAGGGATACGAGTTGGGCGTGATCGCGGCGGTGGTCATCGGCGGGACGAGCATCAACGGCGGACTCGGCTCCGTGCCTGGAACGATCATCGGCGCCGGCATAATGTCTCTGCTGTACAACGCATTGAACCTTCTGGGGATATCGAAGTTCTGGCACCAGTTCATCATCGGAATAGTGATTCTGGCCGCAGTGATGATGGACCGATTCAGGAGTAAGCAGTAGCGGACCATGCGGGCAGTATTGAGATCGAAGGAATCGGTCGTTTTCGCACTCTTCGCAGCGGTGTTTGCTGTCTTCGCGCTGAGAACGCCGAACTTCGCCTCGCCGGACAACCTCTTCAACGTTGCCCGGCAGTACTCGGAACTGGCGGTCGTGTCGGTCGGCCTGACGATGATCATTATCACCGGCGGCATAGACATATCGGTCGGCTCGATCGTCGGTCTCTCGTCAGTGATGCTCGGCATCTTCGCACTCAGGCTGGGACTGAACATCTGGGCCTCGTGCATCCTGGCGACGATGACCGGACTCGCATGCGGCCTGATCAACGGCGTGTTCATTACGAAGCTGAAGGTCCAGCCGATCGTCGTGACCCTCGCGATGATGAGCGCCGCACGGGGGTTGGCGCTCGCCCTCACGCAGGGGTTCTCCCATTCGGGGTTCCCGGATGCATTCGTCGGACTCGGTCAGACCTCTATCGGCTCGATGCCGCTGTCCGCGCCGATCGCGCTACTGATAGTCATCATCGGGGTCATCGTACTCCGTCGGACTCCTCTGGGCAGAGGCATATACGCCGTCGGCTCAAGTGAGGAGGCAACGCGCCTGTCGGGCATGGATACGTTTCGGCTGAAGATGTTCGCATACGGCGGCACTGGCCTGCTGTGCGGACTGGCGGGTATCATGATGGCAGCCCGACTCGCCTCGGCGGTGCCGGACGCGGGCAACGGATTCGAGTTCGAGGCGATCACCGCCGTCGTGCTGGGAGGAAGCAGCCTCAAGGGCGGCGAAGGTAGCATCGTTGGAACGATCATCGGCGTGGCCGTGATGGCAATCCTCCGAAACGGGCTGAACCTGATCGGCGTGCCGGACAACTGGCAGGTGCTATTCCTCGGCGTTGCGCTTATACTGTCGGTGCTGGCCGACAATCTTCGGCAAGCGCTCAGGAAGAGACGGGAAACGAGGCCGCAGAGCATACCCGGCCACCCATAGACTCCAATCCGCAACAGGAGGCACTGACGACTTGAAACCATACACTCGTACCATAATCGCCACAGCAGCAATACTCGTACTCGCGGGAATGCTTTTGACGGGCTGCGGCAGGAAGGCCGCCGCGCCGATCGGCGCCGACACCGGCCAGGGCGCCGCAGAGAAGCGCAAGATCGCATTCGTGATGAAGCTAAGGGGCATACCCTACACCAATGCTATGGAGCGCGGCATGAAGCAGGCCGTGGACGAACTCGGGATCGAGGCGGTGTTCCTCGGTCCGCAGACCGGCGGAGACACAGTCCAGCAGATCACGATCATCGAGGACCAGATCAGCGCGGGGGTGGATGCTATCGTGATTTCGCCGAACGACGACAAAGCGGTGATACCGGTCATCAAGAAGGCGATGCAGAAGGGTATCAAGGTCTTCACTTGGGACTCAGATGCGCCGGATAGCGAGAGGATCTTCTACGTTGCGGCCGCGGATGACGTCGGCATAGGGGAACAGATCATAGACAAGATCGCCAAGGAGATCAGCGGCAAGGGCAAGGTCGCGGTCATGACCGGCAGCCCGAACGCGCTGAACCTCAAGTTGCACGTTGACGGAGTTGTGAAGGGCGCGAAGAAGTACCCAGGCATCACGCTGGTGGAGCCCTATATCTACAACGACGACGACCAACAGAAGGCGATCGCGGGAGCGATAACCGTCCTGCAGAGGCATCCTGACCTTGCGGCATTCGCGGCGGTCAACAGCCCCGGCGTCCCCGGCTCCGCGCGGGCGCTCATCCAGACCGGCAAGGAAGGCAAGGTCAAGATATGGGGCCTGTCTCTGCCCAGCGAGAACAAGGAATACCTGAAGCAGGATATCGTGAACGGCCTGATCCTGTGGGATCCAGCCAAGCTGACCTACGTCACCGCGAAACTCGTGAACGACTACCTCGACGGCAAGAAGCCGAAGAACGGCATGGAGATAGAAGGCATCGGTAAGCTGGAAGTTCGCCCGGACGGCCTGGTCCTGATGCCGGGCGCGATCATCACTAAGGACAACGTTGACGAGTTCGATTTCTAGTTTCGGCTGACAGAGCATCCTCCGAGGCCTTCGCGTTCCTATAGCGCGGAGGCCTTTTTGCTGTGCCTCGAGTCATTCGTTTCACCCCTCATCCAAAACAGGTATTCCTTACGGCAACATGTCTGCGCGTGCGTGGCATAACCTTAGTGTCAGCGAAAAGAGAATAGCGAGTAAGCGCAAACTGAATAGCGTGGGAACGACAAAGGCAAAGCCGCCGAAAGGCGGCGACGCAAAGCCATGGATCTAACCCAGCAGGCCGCGAGCCGAGCTGTGAGACCCCCCGGCGGAGATAAGAGTCGGGGACTCCGGAAGGCGAAGCTGGTTGCTGGCATGACAGCCAGGCTGCCGAAGGACACCAGTCGCCAGTGTAGGCGTACGTTCTACAGGGCGAAGCGCAGTGAAATGAGTTTCGCGTGCGCCGGCGACTGCAATCTGAGAGGCGGCCTGGCTTTTCTTCGTTTCCGGCGCCGAACAGCCGGGCCGCCCCAACCCTGGAGGAGGGATCAGAGATGACGATACCTGAGGCGAAACAGTACGTTGGGAAGAACTGCTGGGTGAGTTGGACGGACCGACTCGGTCAGGAACACAACAAGGTCCTGCAGGTGGAAGACCTGCAGTTCGTTCCCCTCTACGGTGCGTACATCATCGGCGATACCGAAGAGGTCAGGCTGGAGAAGGTGACCACGATTCGGGCTCTCGACTAGGCGAGAGTGAATGACATACGCCCCGCATCGGGCGGGCGCGGACGCGATATCCGAAAGGAGGAATACCAGATTCGGTTCGAGGGACTTGAGACTCCGACCCCGACTGTCCCTATCCCACAAAAGGGGTCTCGGTCCGGTAAGAAATGCCTGTCGGTCCACTCCTTCCGCAGGCACAATCGGGGATGGGTAGACGTGCCCCCTGCCCATCCCCTCCTCATTTGCAGGCCGTGCTTCCGCTTTCACCGCTAGTCGTGCTCGTCATTCGGCCAAGTGATCATGGGTAACAGTCTGATGGGGTGGAACGGAAGGCCCGGACGCAAGAAAGGTGCGAACCCGCCTTCCCCCCGAACCCAGAATATCTGAGCCGCGAGCTTCGCACCCTTCAGAAGTGTTAGACGCACGCTCCTAGGCGTGTGTGCACAAATCGCGGAAGTTTTTTCCTCGCGATCTACCTATCCTCCAATCTCCTCGAGGATCCTACGAGCAGCCTCGCTCCTGTCGTCCGCGTCGGTGATGGCTCTCCCGATGACCAGGTAGTCTACGCCCAGGCAGATCGCCTGAGCAGGTGTCATGATGCGCCGTTGATCATGCGCAGCTGCCCAGTCGGGCCTGATTCCGGGCGTGACGACGATAAAACTCGAACCGCAGGCGGACTTGACGGGGACAATCTCGCGCGGAGAGCAGACGACTCCCCGGAGACCCGAACTCTGGGCAAGCCTCGCAAGCCGCGTGACCTGATTCTCCATCAGCGCGGGGACACCAAGCTCGTCATGAAGCATGTGCTCGCTGATGCTCGTGAGAACGGTGACTCCAACGGCAATGGGGGGTTCGATGCCCTGTCTGTCTGCTTCGTCGGCTGCGGCCTCAGCCGCGGCCTTCAGCATCGCCGAGCCGCCGGAGGCATGCACATTGAACATCCAGAGTCCCATCCGGGCGGCCGCCCTCGCCGCACCTGCAACAGTGTTCGGGATATCGTGGAACTTACCGTCGTAGAAGATGCGCTCGGCGCCTGCGTCGCGCAGAGCCTCGAAGACACGCGGTCCGGTCGAGTTAAAGAGCTCCAGGCCGACCTTGAAGGCCCCGACCGAGTCCTTCAGTTCCCTGACCAACTCCAGCGCCTGATCCTCGCTCGACACGTCGAGCGCCAGGATGATCTTTTCCTTCGCCGCCATGGCAACCTCCTCGTTATTGAGAACAGAGAGACGCGGAAGGAAGATGGAAGGCCGGAGCATGGGGCAACGGCCCCCCGGTGATCCAGCAAGTCGCCCTCTCCGCACTCCTGTGATCTAGACCCTCACTGCTCCGACGATCTCGCTTATGCTGTCGAACCCGTGGCAGTCGAGGTACAATTCGAGTCCGTCAATGATCTCGGCCGCAGTGTTCGGATTCACGAAGTTCGCCGTCCCGATCTGGACGGCATCCGCACCAGCCAGCAGGAACTCCAGCGCATCGTCCGCAGTCATTATACCACCAATGCCGATCACCGGCACTTCGACGGCCTGCGCGACCTGCCAGACCATCCGAAGCGCGACCGGCTTGATAGCCGGGCCGGAGAGCCCGCCAGTGATGTTCGCCAGCCTGAACTTCCGAGTCTCGGCGTCGATCGAGGTCCCGAGCAGCGTATTGATGAGCGAGAGGGCGTCCGCGCCGCAGTCAATGCAGACCTTCGCCATAAGCACGATATCGGTCACGTTCGGCGAGAGCTTCGGGATCAGAGGAAGCTTCGTCGCCTTCCGGACCGCGCTGATCACCGTATCGAGCGATCTGCAGTCCGTGCCGAACGCGATACCACCCTCCTTGACGTTCGGGCACGAGACATTGATCTCCAAGCCGTCGACGCCCTCGACATCGTCCAGCCGGCGCGCGACCTCGGCATATTCATCGACCGTCTTTCCCACGACGTTGACGATCACCGCAGTGTCGAACTGCCCCAGCCATGGGAGCTTGTCGTTGAGCAGGCTCTCGATGCCGTCATTCTGGAGGCCGATGGCGTTCAACATTCCGGCGGGGGCCTCGGCGATGCGGTCCGGCGGGTTTCCAGGCCACGGATCAATGGATGTGCCCTTGGTCACGACAGCACCAAGCCGGTTGAGGTCGATGAGGCCCAGATACTCCTTGCCGTAGCCGAAGGTCCCGGACGCGACCATGACGGGGTTCTTCAGCTCTATGCCGGCGATTGTGGTCGCGAGCTTACTCATCCCAGATCACCTCTCCGGCATCTAAGACCGGGCCTTCGTGGCACGAGCGGACATACTTGAACGAGTCGCCGTCGCGGACCTTGATCACGCAGCTCAGGCACGCGCCGACTCCGCAGGCCATCTTCGCTTCGACGGAGACCTGGCATGGGATATCCTGGTCCACTGCGATCCTCGAAACGGCTTTGAGCATCGGCATCGGCCCGCAGGCGTAGATCATAGAGGGCCTGGCTTTGTCAGCCGACTGCAGGTGCTGTACGAGCAGATCGGTCACAAATCCCTTATCACCGCATGAGCCATCGTCCGTTGAGATGCAGTAGCGATCCTGGCCGTCCTGGCAGAAATGATAGAACTCATCGAAGCAGACATGCCTGTCAGCCGTGGCCGCCCCCATCATGAAGGTCATGCACTCCGGGCAGAACTTCTCTTCGATGGCCAAGCCCAGGAAGTAGAGGGGCGCGGCGCCACAACCGCCGCCCACGAGCAGGACGGGGGCATCCACCGACTCGGGCAGAGTGAAACCATTCCCAAGCGGTCCAAGAACGTCCAGTACCTCTCCGACATTCCGCCGGGCGAGCAGGGCCGTTCCCCTGCCCCTGATCTCATAGACGATCGAAACCTGGCCGGACTCGCGGTCGGCGTAGTGAATGCTGAACGGTCTGCGAAGGAGCGGATCATGGCTGTCACCACATAGCACATGCGCGAACTGCCCGGGAACCGCCAGAGACGCAATCTCAGGCGCGTCGAGAACGAGTTGTCGGCTGTGCTGGCCGATCTCGTCGTGCTCGACGATCCGGCACTTCCGCTGCAGGATGTTAGTGCTCTGCCCGCAGGTATTGGTCAATGGTGAGGCAGTCAAACGTCTGTCCTTCCTTCTTCGACGCCAGCGCGAGAAGGAGCGCCTTCGCAGTGTCGAGCGACGTCAGGCACGGTATGCCGTGCTCGACCGACGCCCGCCGGATCATCGCACCCTCAATCTCGATCTTCTTGTCCCTGGATATCGTGTTGATCAGCAGGTCGATTTCCCCACTGCGCACCAGGTCCAGCAAGTTCGGCGACCCCTCACCTATCTTTTTCACCTCGTTCGCCTCGCAGCCCTTCTCGTTCAGGAACTCGGCCGTGCCGGCGGTAGCGTAGATCTCGAAGCCGAGCCGCGCGAATCGGCGGATTATCGGCAGCGCCTCGGCCTTGTCCTGATCGGCTATTGTGGCGATCAACGAACCCTGGCTCGGGACGTCGACGCCGCTTGCGACGAGCGCCTTGTAGAGCGCGCTGTAGAAGCTGCCGTTGACGCCCATGACCTCGCCGGTCGACTTCATCTCCGGGCCGAGACCGATATCCACTTGCACGAGCTTCGCGAACGAGAAGACCGGCGCCTTGACAGCGATGTTCTTCCGGTCGGGGTAGAGCCCGCCCTCGTAGCCCTGATTCTTGAGGGTGTCGCCGAGCATCAGGCGAGTAGCGACGTTGATCATCGGGATGCCCGTGACCTTCGAGAGGTACGGCACGGTGCGACTGGATCGAGGGTTGACCTCCAGGATGTAGGCCGTGTCGTTCTCGATGACGTACTGTATGTTCATGACGCCCTTGACCTCGAGCGCCCTGGACAGCGCGATCGCATGGCGCACCATCTGGTCGACGACGCTCTTGCTCAGCGACTGAGGTGGGTAGACCGCCATGCTGTCACCGGAATGGACACCCGCCCGCTCGATGTGCTCCATGATACCCGGGAGCAGGCAGTCGACACCGTCTGAGATGACGTCAACCTCAGCCTCTCTTCCGAGTATGTACTTGTCCACGAGTATCGGAGCTCTCGGCGATACTTCGACT is a window encoding:
- the pyrF gene encoding orotidine-5'-phosphate decarboxylase is translated as MAAKEKIILALDVSSEDQALELVRELKDSVGAFKVGLELFNSTGPRVFEALRDAGAERIFYDGKFHDIPNTVAGAARAAARMGLWMFNVHASGGSAMLKAAAEAAADEADRQGIEPPIAVGVTVLTSISEHMLHDELGVPALMENQVTRLARLAQSSGLRGVVCSPREIVPVKSACGSSFIVVTPGIRPDWAAAHDQRRIMTPAQAICLGVDYLVIGRAITDADDRSEAARRILEEIGG
- a CDS encoding sugar ABC transporter ATP-binding protein translates to MAIQTETASALQMTSITKTYPGVRALDGVDFEVRRGEVHALLGENGAGKSTLMKILAGAQPMDSGQILIDGVPAHITSPQKAMELGISIIYQEFNLVPYLNAAENIFLGREPGASIPGFVDFGTMYSEAQAVIDHLGVKLNVRTPVNRLSVAQQQMVEIAKATSRNATIIAMDEPSATLTEHELDSLFELMRSLKAKGVSIVYISHRLEEIFQIADRVTVLRDGRYVGTKDVSDLDKDEMIRMMVGRELKEKIPKQSCEIGGAMLEVRGLSRRGALENINLKARKGEVLGIAGLVGAGRTELARAIFGADPIDSGEVVLDGKAVNIRSPKDAIKLGIGLVTEDRKSLGLILGMVIRENITLANLDAVTRLGFVNQREEKRAATRFIEDLMIKTPSSEQQVQNLSGGNQQKVVLAKWLFTESRVLIFDEPTRGIDVGSKVEIYQLMNRLAATGAAIIMISSELPEVLGMSDRILVMHDGRIAGELSRDEATQEKIMWLATGGE
- a CDS encoding ABC transporter permease, yielding MGSFLRARELPALAFLTVLIGAMFVYAPNFGSRDNLFAIGQDVAITGIMAVGMTMVILTAGIDLSVASVLALSAAVTGTLMMGGLNMWASVPAGLAVGAACGYTNGALIAWLRVPPIITTLGMMGILRASVYLYTGGNYIGPLPPDFAFVGVRWTPVIILGVVALGFSLFLSRVRLGRHIYAIGGNEESVRLSGIRVNRVKLMIYTLNGVLAALSGMIMMSSWSSVQSNMAKGYELGVIAAVVIGGTSINGGLGSVPGTIIGAGIMSLLYNALNLLGISKFWHQFIIGIVILAAVMMDRFRSKQ
- a CDS encoding HU family DNA-binding protein, with protein sequence MTKPELISAVARTTGLKKTKAGIVVDAVFDTMTEALGRNEPVAITRFGTFEVRTRAARMGRNPRTGERIRIAETRACTYRPGKKVREAIGR
- a CDS encoding ABC transporter permease, whose translation is MRAVLRSKESVVFALFAAVFAVFALRTPNFASPDNLFNVARQYSELAVVSVGLTMIIITGGIDISVGSIVGLSSVMLGIFALRLGLNIWASCILATMTGLACGLINGVFITKLKVQPIVVTLAMMSAARGLALALTQGFSHSGFPDAFVGLGQTSIGSMPLSAPIALLIVIIGVIVLRRTPLGRGIYAVGSSEEATRLSGMDTFRLKMFAYGGTGLLCGLAGIMMAARLASAVPDAGNGFEFEAITAVVLGGSSLKGGEGSIVGTIIGVAVMAILRNGLNLIGVPDNWQVLFLGVALILSVLADNLRQALRKRRETRPQSIPGHP
- a CDS encoding autoinducer 2 ABC transporter substrate-binding protein, encoding MKPYTRTIIATAAILVLAGMLLTGCGRKAAAPIGADTGQGAAEKRKIAFVMKLRGIPYTNAMERGMKQAVDELGIEAVFLGPQTGGDTVQQITIIEDQISAGVDAIVISPNDDKAVIPVIKKAMQKGIKVFTWDSDAPDSERIFYVAAADDVGIGEQIIDKIAKEISGKGKVAVMTGSPNALNLKLHVDGVVKGAKKYPGITLVEPYIYNDDDQQKAIAGAITVLQRHPDLAAFAAVNSPGVPGSARALIQTGKEGKVKIWGLSLPSENKEYLKQDIVNGLILWDPAKLTYVTAKLVNDYLDGKKPKNGMEIEGIGKLEVRPDGLVLMPGAIITKDNVDEFDF
- a CDS encoding dihydroorotate dehydrogenase, with the translated sequence MSKLATTIAGIELKNPVMVASGTFGYGKEYLGLIDLNRLGAVVTKGTSIDPWPGNPPDRIAEAPAGMLNAIGLQNDGIESLLNDKLPWLGQFDTAVIVNVVGKTVDEYAEVARRLDDVEGVDGLEINVSCPNVKEGGIAFGTDCRSLDTVISAVRKATKLPLIPKLSPNVTDIVLMAKVCIDCGADALSLINTLLGTSIDAETRKFRLANITGGLSGPAIKPVALRMVWQVAQAVEVPVIGIGGIMTADDALEFLLAGADAVQIGTANFVNPNTAAEIIDGLELYLDCHGFDSISEIVGAVRV
- a CDS encoding dihydroorotate dehydrogenase electron transfer subunit — translated: MTASPLTNTCGQSTNILQRKCRIVEHDEIGQHSRQLVLDAPEIASLAVPGQFAHVLCGDSHDPLLRRPFSIHYADRESGQVSIVYEIRGRGTALLARRNVGEVLDVLGPLGNGFTLPESVDAPVLLVGGGCGAAPLYFLGLAIEEKFCPECMTFMMGAATADRHVCFDEFYHFCQDGQDRYCISTDDGSCGDKGFVTDLLVQHLQSADKARPSMIYACGPMPMLKAVSRIAVDQDIPCQVSVEAKMACGVGACLSCVIKVRDGDSFKYVRSCHEGPVLDAGEVIWDE